A window of the Branchiibius hedensis genome harbors these coding sequences:
- a CDS encoding nuclear transport factor 2 family protein, whose protein sequence is MTRVQYADEQVRDEILAVEERRRKALMSNDIAALDDLYDDSLVHIHAPGLIHNKAQLMEHVATNQAYLDMHRGPLTIRVVGDVAVVTGRLVNRLRTKEGGERSLGGPVTQVLRRCHDGAWRFLSFQMTPDGEREWPALASERADDENPAKESA, encoded by the coding sequence ATGACACGGGTGCAGTACGCCGATGAGCAGGTCCGGGACGAGATCCTCGCCGTCGAGGAGCGGCGGCGAAAGGCGTTGATGAGCAACGACATCGCCGCGTTGGATGACCTCTACGACGACAGCCTCGTGCACATCCACGCGCCCGGCCTCATCCACAACAAGGCACAACTGATGGAACACGTAGCCACCAACCAGGCGTACCTCGACATGCATCGGGGCCCGCTCACGATCCGCGTCGTCGGCGACGTCGCCGTCGTGACCGGACGACTGGTCAACCGGCTGCGTACCAAGGAGGGCGGCGAACGCAGTCTCGGTGGCCCGGTCACCCAGGTGCTGCGCCGCTGCCATGACGGAGCCTGGAGATTCCTCAGCTTCCAGATGACCCCTGACGGCGAACGCGAATGGCCAGCCCTGGCCTCGGAGCGTGCCGACGACGAGAACCCCGCGAAGGAATCCGCATGA
- a CDS encoding fumarylacetoacetate hydrolase family protein, translating to MKIARFHLPSDERSRLGRVDGDHITDLSAVPGVGSSLREILPHLPDLKVAIEAAEGTTYPLNDVTLEPPIDSPQKYLGIGMNYREHAEEARQAGIPIPTSQMWFNKQVSCIVGPYDGIEKPSLSDELDYEIELGVVIGQQCKNVSVEDARSVIAGYLVANDVSVRDWLQKKSPTFTLGKSFDTHGPIGPWLTTDDEIDDPLALHMRLTVNGEVRQDFTTGDMIYDIYEQIAYLTQVMTLMPGDILATGTPAGIGAPTGRFLKVGDVVRGEIEHLGAIENVVVEGA from the coding sequence ATGAAGATAGCCCGTTTCCACCTGCCTTCGGACGAGCGCAGCCGCCTTGGCCGCGTCGACGGCGACCACATCACCGATCTGTCCGCAGTCCCCGGTGTCGGATCCTCGCTGCGCGAGATCCTTCCTCACCTGCCCGACCTCAAGGTTGCGATCGAGGCAGCGGAGGGCACGACGTACCCGCTGAACGACGTGACGCTCGAGCCGCCGATCGACTCACCGCAGAAGTATCTCGGTATCGGGATGAACTACCGCGAGCACGCCGAGGAAGCCCGCCAGGCCGGGATACCGATCCCGACCAGTCAGATGTGGTTCAACAAGCAGGTTTCCTGCATCGTCGGCCCGTACGACGGAATCGAGAAGCCCTCCCTCTCCGACGAACTCGACTATGAGATCGAACTCGGCGTCGTGATCGGCCAGCAGTGTAAGAACGTCTCCGTTGAGGACGCCCGCTCGGTGATCGCCGGCTACCTGGTCGCCAACGATGTCTCCGTGCGGGATTGGCTGCAAAAGAAGAGCCCCACCTTCACCCTGGGCAAATCCTTCGACACCCACGGCCCCATCGGCCCGTGGCTGACCACCGACGACGAGATCGACGATCCGCTGGCGTTGCACATGAGGCTCACCGTTAACGGCGAGGTCCGCCAGGACTTCACCACCGGCGACATGATCTACGACATCTACGAGCAGATCGCCTACCTCACCCAGGTGATGACGCTCATGCCGGGCGACATTCTCGCGACAGGGACGCCGGCCGGTATCGGGGCGCCCACCGGTCGCTTCCTCAAGGTCGGCGACGTCGTCCGTGGCGAGATAGAGCACCTGGGCGCCATCGAGAACGTCGTCGTCGAGGGGGCCTGA
- a CDS encoding SDR family oxidoreductase — protein sequence MNLGISGRVAFVAASAQGLGYACARSLAREGVAVILNGRDAERAAASASRLRSDIPGAQVDSVGADLTTTDGRSTIVGAYPNVDILVTNNAGPPPGELADWDETALIAALRANAVPAVDLMRAYIPGMRARRFGRIVNITSAMVKSPAADMGLSTSARAALTAISKSVSKEVAKDNVTVNNLLPERIDTPRQEFMAQRRMEREGIDRDEAYRQIASTIAAQRLGTPDEFGDACAFLCSAQAGYISGQNLQLDGGSYEGLI from the coding sequence ATGAATCTTGGCATCTCCGGTCGCGTGGCGTTCGTCGCCGCGTCGGCCCAGGGGCTGGGCTACGCGTGTGCTCGTTCCTTGGCCCGCGAGGGCGTCGCGGTCATTCTCAACGGCCGGGACGCCGAACGGGCAGCCGCCTCCGCGAGCCGCTTGCGCTCGGACATCCCTGGTGCACAAGTCGATTCGGTGGGCGCTGACCTGACGACGACCGATGGCCGATCCACCATCGTGGGCGCTTACCCAAACGTCGACATCCTGGTGACCAACAACGCCGGGCCGCCACCAGGTGAGCTAGCCGATTGGGACGAGACGGCGTTGATTGCCGCCTTGCGGGCCAACGCCGTACCCGCCGTCGACCTGATGCGCGCCTACATCCCAGGTATGCGCGCACGTCGCTTCGGTCGGATCGTGAACATCACTTCGGCCATGGTGAAGAGTCCCGCTGCAGACATGGGGCTGTCCACGTCGGCGCGCGCCGCCCTCACCGCCATCAGCAAGTCGGTGAGCAAGGAGGTCGCCAAGGACAACGTGACGGTCAACAACCTGCTGCCGGAACGCATCGACACACCACGTCAGGAGTTCATGGCCCAGCGACGGATGGAGCGCGAGGGGATCGATCGCGACGAGGCCTACCGCCAGATCGCCTCCACCATCGCGGCACAACGGCTTGGCACACCGGATGAGTTCGGCGACGCGTGCGCCTTCCTCTGCAGCGCCCAGGCAGGTTACATCTCCGGCCAAAACCTGCAACTAGACGGCGGCTCTTACGAAGGCTTGATATGA
- a CDS encoding RidA family protein: MGRRVSIEIPGFSHANPIPAASRIGPFLATGALTGRDPMTGDLPSDLAAQCHNVFRHIQAVLSAAGGSPDDILKVTVHLSDYRDRDALNREWLAMFADPDSRPARQVLAATLDGGCLIQCDLLAVLDSDGT; this comes from the coding sequence ATGGGTCGGCGGGTCAGCATCGAGATCCCCGGATTCAGCCACGCCAATCCGATCCCGGCGGCGAGCCGGATCGGGCCGTTCCTCGCTACGGGCGCTCTGACCGGCCGCGATCCGATGACCGGAGACCTGCCGTCGGATCTGGCTGCGCAGTGCCACAACGTCTTTCGGCACATTCAAGCGGTCCTCAGCGCCGCCGGCGGCAGCCCTGACGACATCCTGAAGGTGACCGTCCACCTGTCGGACTATCGCGACCGGGACGCCCTGAACCGGGAGTGGCTGGCCATGTTCGCCGACCCGGACAGCCGCCCCGCGCGCCAAGTCCTGGCCGCGACCCTCGACGGCGGCTGCCTGATCCAGTGCGACCTGCTTGCCGTCCTCGACAGCGACGGAACGTGA